A section of the Festucalex cinctus isolate MCC-2025b chromosome 7, RoL_Fcin_1.0, whole genome shotgun sequence genome encodes:
- the rorc gene encoding nuclear receptor ROR-alpha A isoform X1: protein MDYDQCDAPPAYNSIKRGAVSKKTHLTQIEVIPCKICGDKSSGVHYGVITCEGCKGFYRRSQLPTVSYSCSRQSNCTIDRSSRNRCQHCRLQKCLAQGMSKDAVKFGRMSKRQRDSLIAEVERHRQQQQQQQFQVDAQSGLSYHTKERQDCSPQLLQPTTSCYPYAGESELLAFTSDIHPYRLCSPNQPQVSDTIYRSSGVSPASRAAMRVDTSGHADIRGLESRQASHDPMAIHPYNPPEDPRGAYPHYLRNIDELCDSIVRSNKDTCQYRAEELQALKWKMFSREEIHVYQSKSMDEMWQHCAIRLTDAVQYVVEFAKHIPGFRLLSQNDQIALLKTGSMEVVLVRMSRFFNTDNNTVFFDGKFAGTEVFKSLACGDLIEAVFDFAHSMCALKLTDQQVALFSALVLINGDRPCLEDRGRVQRVQRSVELGLTHILRRDNRGSLMHKLYQRMSVLRSLCCLHTEKLRWFSQRYPLTAHSLFPPLYKELFASEAELTLLLPGATH from the exons ATGGATTATGATCAATGTGACGCGCCCCCTGCTTACAATTCCATCAAAAGAG GAGCTGTGTCCAAGAAGACTCATTTGA CTCAGATTGAAGTTATCCCTTGCAAGATCTGCGGTGATAAGTCCTCTGGAGTGCATTATGGAGTCATTACATGTGAAGGCTGCAAg GGATTTTACCGGCGCAGCCAGCTGCCCACAGTGTCTTACTCCTGTTCCAGGCAGAGTAACTGTACCATCGACCGTTCCAGCCGCAATCGCTGTCAACACTGTCGTCTTCAGAAGTGCTTGGCTCAGGGCATGAGCAAAGACG CTGTGAAGTTTGGTCGGATGTCCAAACGCCAGCGGGACTCTCTCATCGCCGAGGTGGAGCGGCAccgacagcagcagcagcagcagcagttccAAGTGGATGCCCAGTCAGGCTTGTCCTACCACACCAAGGAGCGCCAAGACTGCTCCCCGCAGCTCCTTCAGCCCACGACGTCATGCTACCCGTACGCCGGCGAATCTGAGCTGCTGGCCTTCACTTCTGATATTCACCCCTACCGGCTGTGTTCCCCCAACCAGCCACAAGTGTCCGATACGATCTACAGAAGCTCTGGCGTCTCGCCCGCGTCCAGAGCAGCCATGAGGGTGGACACCAGTGGACACGCTGATATTAGAG GATTGGAATCCAGACAGGCCTCACATGACCCGATGGCGATTCATCCTTATAATCCACCAGAGGATCCTCGCGGGGCCTATCCTCACTATCTGCGTAATATAG ATGAGCTGTGTGACAGCATCGTGCGCTCCAACAAAGACACCTGTCAGTACCGAGCAGAGGAGCTGCAGGCGCTCAAGTGGAAAATGTTCAGCAGAGAGGAGATCCACGTGTATCAGAGCAAA TCAATGGATGAGATGTGGCAGCATTGTGCCATTCGGCTGACCGATGCCGTGCAGTACGTGGTGGAATTTGCAAAACACATCCCCGGATTCCGTCTGCTCAGCCAGAACGACCAGATCGCCCTTCTCAAAACTG GTTCTATGGAGGTTGTTCTGGTGAGGATGAGTCGCTTCTTCAACACAGACAACAACACCGTCTTCTTTGATGGCAAATTTGCAGGAACTGAAGTCTTCAAGTCTTTGG CATGCGGCGACTTAATAGAGGCGGTGTTCGACTTTGCGCACAGCATGTGTGCTTTAAAACTCACCGATCAGCAGGTGGCTCTCTTCAGTGCTCTGGTCTTGATCAATGGAG ATCGTCCATGTTTGGAAGACAGAGGCAGGGTGCAGCGAGTGCAAAGAAGTGTGGAGTTAGGACTCACACACATTCTACGCAGAGACAACCGGGGCAGTCTAATGCACAAG TTGTACCAGAGGATGTCCGTGTTGCGTTCACTGTGCTGTCTGCACACGGAGAAACTGCGCTGGTTCAGTCAGCGCTACCCGCTCACCGCTCACTCGCTTTTCCCTCCGCTCTACAAGGAGCTGTTTGCCTCAGAGGCAGAATTGACGCTGCTGCTGCCGGGGGCCACACACTGA
- the rorc gene encoding nuclear receptor ROR-alpha A isoform X2: MSKDAVKFGRMSKRQRDSLIAEVERHRQQQQQQQFQVDAQSGLSYHTKERQDCSPQLLQPTTSCYPYAGESELLAFTSDIHPYRLCSPNQPQVSDTIYRSSGVSPASRAAMRVDTSGHADIRGLESRQASHDPMAIHPYNPPEDPRGAYPHYLRNIDELCDSIVRSNKDTCQYRAEELQALKWKMFSREEIHVYQSKSMDEMWQHCAIRLTDAVQYVVEFAKHIPGFRLLSQNDQIALLKTGSMEVVLVRMSRFFNTDNNTVFFDGKFAGTEVFKSLACGDLIEAVFDFAHSMCALKLTDQQVALFSALVLINGDRPCLEDRGRVQRVQRSVELGLTHILRRDNRGSLMHKLYQRMSVLRSLCCLHTEKLRWFSQRYPLTAHSLFPPLYKELFASEAELTLLLPGATH, from the exons ATGAGCAAAGACG CTGTGAAGTTTGGTCGGATGTCCAAACGCCAGCGGGACTCTCTCATCGCCGAGGTGGAGCGGCAccgacagcagcagcagcagcagcagttccAAGTGGATGCCCAGTCAGGCTTGTCCTACCACACCAAGGAGCGCCAAGACTGCTCCCCGCAGCTCCTTCAGCCCACGACGTCATGCTACCCGTACGCCGGCGAATCTGAGCTGCTGGCCTTCACTTCTGATATTCACCCCTACCGGCTGTGTTCCCCCAACCAGCCACAAGTGTCCGATACGATCTACAGAAGCTCTGGCGTCTCGCCCGCGTCCAGAGCAGCCATGAGGGTGGACACCAGTGGACACGCTGATATTAGAG GATTGGAATCCAGACAGGCCTCACATGACCCGATGGCGATTCATCCTTATAATCCACCAGAGGATCCTCGCGGGGCCTATCCTCACTATCTGCGTAATATAG ATGAGCTGTGTGACAGCATCGTGCGCTCCAACAAAGACACCTGTCAGTACCGAGCAGAGGAGCTGCAGGCGCTCAAGTGGAAAATGTTCAGCAGAGAGGAGATCCACGTGTATCAGAGCAAA TCAATGGATGAGATGTGGCAGCATTGTGCCATTCGGCTGACCGATGCCGTGCAGTACGTGGTGGAATTTGCAAAACACATCCCCGGATTCCGTCTGCTCAGCCAGAACGACCAGATCGCCCTTCTCAAAACTG GTTCTATGGAGGTTGTTCTGGTGAGGATGAGTCGCTTCTTCAACACAGACAACAACACCGTCTTCTTTGATGGCAAATTTGCAGGAACTGAAGTCTTCAAGTCTTTGG CATGCGGCGACTTAATAGAGGCGGTGTTCGACTTTGCGCACAGCATGTGTGCTTTAAAACTCACCGATCAGCAGGTGGCTCTCTTCAGTGCTCTGGTCTTGATCAATGGAG ATCGTCCATGTTTGGAAGACAGAGGCAGGGTGCAGCGAGTGCAAAGAAGTGTGGAGTTAGGACTCACACACATTCTACGCAGAGACAACCGGGGCAGTCTAATGCACAAG TTGTACCAGAGGATGTCCGTGTTGCGTTCACTGTGCTGTCTGCACACGGAGAAACTGCGCTGGTTCAGTCAGCGCTACCCGCTCACCGCTCACTCGCTTTTCCCTCCGCTCTACAAGGAGCTGTTTGCCTCAGAGGCAGAATTGACGCTGCTGCTGCCGGGGGCCACACACTGA
- the ecm1b gene encoding extracellular matrix protein 1, producing MGSSWLVLRAAVGSLLVLLGSADHDERNMEQREITFDLGAIMQESQLPESFVMQQEADLSDLVDTRDFAVPEILDTPRGRGSRPAAYSPRGRRPSVGSRSEIPMLDYPVQFPLGRPTSDNLQAICLHGDLRPRYPNSYFPRSGFGQLRRRASAINNAESWLSACCAGNQTWGTEATLCCATQAWELSVENFCEEDSSVKDRLYHCCRKAARQRFDCFHNDSPNPRYEPTEPIPVVPVPATFVFTFDKNTCSSDSSGPQQSGSQKSEINFPPGRPSVYNVESLCRNQKQRPLYSVKCLPRTGYELLAHQAKIINRIEKGYKQCCKKNQDVLVCAEQKWREALGRFCSKKSSKVDYECCLGDAANDRIDCFQSMSPDPDYNATLSQDELSPKICQSRKIIKKVLPNDFHAKSILNECCARSPQDNTACFLQKVEETSVNMCTSRKPSHPIARRCCRMAPQERPKCVTNFVMDAITKATKVSNQKKKKRCPL from the exons ATGGGTTCGTCTTGGCTTGTACTCCGCGCTGCTGTTGGGTCTCTCCTGGTTCTGCTAGGTTCGGCCGACCATG ATGAGCGCAACATGGAGCAGCGCGAGATCACCTTTGACCTTGGCGCCATCATGCAAG AGAGCCAATTACCGGAATCATTTGTGATGCAGCAAGAGGCAGACTTGTCAGATCTGGTTGATACAAGAG ACTTTGCCGTGCCAGAAATATTGGACACTCCAAGAGGAAGAG GCTCCAGACCAGCAGCCTATTCACCTAGAGGAC GTCGTCCAAGTGTCGGATCCCGCTCGGAGATCCCCATGCTGGACTATCCGGTTCAGTTTCCACTCGGGCGACCCACCTCCGACAATCTCCAAGCCATCTGTCTCCACGGAGACCTTCGCCCTCGCTACCCCAACTCCTACTTCCCCCGCTCAGGGTTTGGCCAGCTGCGGCGGCGGGCGAGCGCCATCAATAATGCCGAGTCGTGGTTGAGCGCGTGCTGCGCAGGGAACCAAACGTGGGGGACGGAGGCCACGCTTTGCTGCGCCACGCAGGCG TGGGAGCTGTCTGTGGAAAACTTCTGTGAGGAGGATTCATCCGTCAAGGATCGACTTTATCACTGCTGCAGAAAGGCTGCCCGCCAGCGGTTCGACTGCTTCCACAACGATTCTCCCAATCCGCGCTACGAGCCGACCGAGCCTATACCGGTGGTCCCGGTTCCCGCTACATTCGTCTTCACTTTTGACAAAAACACTTGTTCCAG CGACAGCAGTGGACCACAACAGTCTGGTTCCCAGAAAAGTGAAATCAACTTCCCCCCAGGCCGACCCAGCGTGTATAACGTGGAATCGCTATGCCGCAACCAGAAACAGCGCCCCCTGTACAGCGTCAAGTGCCTGCCACGCACCGGCTACGAGCTGCTGGCTCATCAGGCCAAGATCATTAATCGTATAGAGAAGGGTTATAAACAGTGCTGCAAGAAGAACCAGGATGTGCTCGTGTGTGCTGAGCAAAAG TGGCGGGAAGCGCTCGGCAGATTTTGTAGTAAGAAGAGTAGCAAGGTTGACTACGAGTGTTGTTTGGGTGACGCGGCCAATGATAGGATCGACTGTTTCCAGTCCATGTCTCCTGACCCGGATTACAACGCGACGTTGTCCCAGGACGAACTGTCTCCTAAAATCTGCCAGTCTCGCAAAATCATCAAGAAAGT GTTGCCTAATGACTTTCATGCCAAGAGCATTTTGAACGAATGCTGTGCCCGGTCACCACAAGACAACACGGCTTGCTTTCTCCAAAAG GTTGAGGAAACATCTGTCAACATGTGTACGTCAAGGAAGCCGTCCCATCCTATTGCCCGCCGCTGTTGCCGCATGGCTCCTCAGGAGCGGCCAAAGTGCGTCACTAACTTTGTCATGGATGCCATCACCAAGGCAACCAAGGTCTCCaaccagaagaagaagaaaagatgcCCCCTTTAA
- the LOC144022492 gene encoding phosphatidylinositol 4-phosphate 5-kinase type-1 alpha-like isoform X2: MATAGGTADPGSTAPSGTSGIFKGGPSEMPGSSGTTQSMKKTIGHRGVETTTGETTYKKTTSSALKGAIQLGITHTVGSLSQKAERDVLMQDFVVVESIFFPSEGSNLTPAHHYSDFRFKTYAPIAFRYFRELFGIRPDDYLYSLCNEPLIELSNPGASGSLFYVSGDDEFIIKTVQHKEAEFLQKLLPGYFMNINQNKRTLLPKFYGLYCIQAGGKNIRIVVMNNLLPRIIPMHLKYDMKGSTYKRRASPKEREKAVPTYKDLDFIQDLPDGLQLEADNYNALSKTIQRDCLLLQSFKIMDYSLLMGIHNMDQANRERERAGGYSGDSGGSEGAVTPDQRRPQAQKSLYCTAMESIQGEARGKGGFDSEDHMGGIPARNGKGERLLIYIGIIDILQSYRFVKRLEHSWKALVHDGDTVSVHRPGFYAERFQHFMCNTVFKKIPLKPSPSKKSRGGGQGVLRRAPTLGAPTPLSHGTGQSAMDPRLVYHPHFKSTESEADSIQPGRPDLVPRTPPLHDNPADCEANLSTSSVGSLELGSSPPLRSVGVEVHKSPHTDNDQVAFHSFEVEASGDNSGHLSGTEDVVSLSDIVPETNINF, encoded by the exons ATGGCGACTGCTGGTGGAACAGCAGACCCGGGATCAACAGCCCCGTCAG GGACCAGTGGCATCTTCAAAGGAGGTCCTTCAGAG ATGCCCGGCTCCTCGGGTACCACTCAGAGTATGAAGAAGACCATCGGCCACCGGGGCGTTGAGACCACCACCGGAGAGACCACCTACAAAAAG ACAACTTCCTCTGCCCTCAAAGGTGCCATTCAGTTGGGTATTACTCACACGGTGGGCAGCTTGAGTCAGAAGGCCGAGAGGGATGTACTCATGCAGGATTTTGTGGTCGTTGAAAGTATCTTTTTCCCCAG TGAAGGCAGTAACCTGACTCCAGCTCATCACTATAGCGATTTCCGTTTTAAGACCTACGCTCCCATCGCCTTCCGTTATTTCCGAGAGCTGTTTGGCATTCGGCCAGATGACTACCTG TATTCTCTGTGTAATGAGCCACTGATTGAGCTCTCCAACCCTGGAGCCAGTGGATCGCTCTTCTATGTCTCCGGTGATGACGAGTTCATCATTAAAACTGTTCAGCACAAAGAGGCAGAGTTTCTCCAGAAGCTACTTCCTGGATACTTCATG AACATAAACCAAAATAAGCGCACACTGCTGCCCAAGTTCTACGGACTCTACTGCATCCAGGCTGGCGGCAAAAACATTCGCATAGTTGTTATGAACAATCTACTACCCCGGATAATCCCCATGCACCTCAAATATGACATGAAAGGATCGACTTATAAGCGACGGGCGTCGCCTAAGGAGAGAGAGAAGGCCGTTCCCACATACAAAGACCTCGACTTTATCCAGGATTTGCCCGATGGCCTGCAGCTGGAAGCAGACAATTACAACGCTCTTAGCAAGACAATACAGAGAGACTGCCTG CTATTGCAGAGTTTCAAGATAATGGATTACAGTCTGCTGATGGGCATTCACAACATGGACCAGGCCAACCGGGAGCGGGAACGGGCCGGTGGCTATTCCGGGGACAGCGGGGGGTCGGAGGGAGCGGTGACACCGGATCAGCGGCGGCCTCAAGCCCAGAAAAGTCTTTACTGTACAGCCATGGAGTCCATCCAGGGGGAGGCTCGGGGAAAGGGCGGTTTTGATTCCGAAGACCA CATGGGAGGCATTCCAGCCCGTAATGGAAAAGGAGAGCGGTTACTCATCTACATTGGAATCATAGACATCCTCCAGTCCTACAG ATTCGTTAAAAGGTTGGAACACTCCTGGAAGGCATTGGTGCACGATGGG GACACGGTTTCAGTTCACAGACCTGGCTTCTATGCAGAGCGCTTTCAGCATTTCATGTGCAACACAGTATTCAAGAAAATTCCAT TAAAGCCTTCCCCATCTAAGAAGAGCCGTGGTGGAGGTCAAGGGGTTCTTCGGAGGGCTCCCACTCTGGGAGCTCCCACCCCTCTCTCTCACGGAACGGGGCAGTCAGCCATGGACCCCAGACTGGTTTACCACCCCCATTTTAAAAGCACAGAGTCAGAAGCAGACAGCA TTCAGCCAGGCAGACCGGATCTGGTTCCCAGGACCCCGCCACTGCATGACAACCCAGCTGACTGCGAGGCCAACCTTTCCACATCGTCTGTAGGCAGTTTAGAACTTGGTTCCTCGCCCCCTCTAAG
- the LOC144022492 gene encoding phosphatidylinositol 4-phosphate 5-kinase type-1 alpha-like isoform X1 — MATAGGTADPGSTAPSGTSGIFKGGPSEMPGSSGTTQSMKKTIGHRGVETTTGETTYKKTTSSALKGAIQLGITHTVGSLSQKAERDVLMQDFVVVESIFFPSEGSNLTPAHHYSDFRFKTYAPIAFRYFRELFGIRPDDYLYSLCNEPLIELSNPGASGSLFYVSGDDEFIIKTVQHKEAEFLQKLLPGYFMNINQNKRTLLPKFYGLYCIQAGGKNIRIVVMNNLLPRIIPMHLKYDMKGSTYKRRASPKEREKAVPTYKDLDFIQDLPDGLQLEADNYNALSKTIQRDCLLLQSFKIMDYSLLMGIHNMDQANRERERAGGYSGDSGGSEGAVTPDQRRPQAQKSLYCTAMESIQGEARGKGGFDSEDHMGGIPARNGKGERLLIYIGIIDILQSYRFVKRLEHSWKALVHDGDTVSVHRPGFYAERFQHFMCNTVFKKIPLKPSPSKKSRGGGQGVLRRAPTLGAPTPLSHGTGQSAMDPRLVYHPHFKSTESEADSIVQPGRPDLVPRTPPLHDNPADCEANLSTSSVGSLELGSSPPLRSVGVEVHKSPHTDNDQVAFHSFEVEASGDNSGHLSGTEDVVSLSDIVPETNINF; from the exons ATGGCGACTGCTGGTGGAACAGCAGACCCGGGATCAACAGCCCCGTCAG GGACCAGTGGCATCTTCAAAGGAGGTCCTTCAGAG ATGCCCGGCTCCTCGGGTACCACTCAGAGTATGAAGAAGACCATCGGCCACCGGGGCGTTGAGACCACCACCGGAGAGACCACCTACAAAAAG ACAACTTCCTCTGCCCTCAAAGGTGCCATTCAGTTGGGTATTACTCACACGGTGGGCAGCTTGAGTCAGAAGGCCGAGAGGGATGTACTCATGCAGGATTTTGTGGTCGTTGAAAGTATCTTTTTCCCCAG TGAAGGCAGTAACCTGACTCCAGCTCATCACTATAGCGATTTCCGTTTTAAGACCTACGCTCCCATCGCCTTCCGTTATTTCCGAGAGCTGTTTGGCATTCGGCCAGATGACTACCTG TATTCTCTGTGTAATGAGCCACTGATTGAGCTCTCCAACCCTGGAGCCAGTGGATCGCTCTTCTATGTCTCCGGTGATGACGAGTTCATCATTAAAACTGTTCAGCACAAAGAGGCAGAGTTTCTCCAGAAGCTACTTCCTGGATACTTCATG AACATAAACCAAAATAAGCGCACACTGCTGCCCAAGTTCTACGGACTCTACTGCATCCAGGCTGGCGGCAAAAACATTCGCATAGTTGTTATGAACAATCTACTACCCCGGATAATCCCCATGCACCTCAAATATGACATGAAAGGATCGACTTATAAGCGACGGGCGTCGCCTAAGGAGAGAGAGAAGGCCGTTCCCACATACAAAGACCTCGACTTTATCCAGGATTTGCCCGATGGCCTGCAGCTGGAAGCAGACAATTACAACGCTCTTAGCAAGACAATACAGAGAGACTGCCTG CTATTGCAGAGTTTCAAGATAATGGATTACAGTCTGCTGATGGGCATTCACAACATGGACCAGGCCAACCGGGAGCGGGAACGGGCCGGTGGCTATTCCGGGGACAGCGGGGGGTCGGAGGGAGCGGTGACACCGGATCAGCGGCGGCCTCAAGCCCAGAAAAGTCTTTACTGTACAGCCATGGAGTCCATCCAGGGGGAGGCTCGGGGAAAGGGCGGTTTTGATTCCGAAGACCA CATGGGAGGCATTCCAGCCCGTAATGGAAAAGGAGAGCGGTTACTCATCTACATTGGAATCATAGACATCCTCCAGTCCTACAG ATTCGTTAAAAGGTTGGAACACTCCTGGAAGGCATTGGTGCACGATGGG GACACGGTTTCAGTTCACAGACCTGGCTTCTATGCAGAGCGCTTTCAGCATTTCATGTGCAACACAGTATTCAAGAAAATTCCAT TAAAGCCTTCCCCATCTAAGAAGAGCCGTGGTGGAGGTCAAGGGGTTCTTCGGAGGGCTCCCACTCTGGGAGCTCCCACCCCTCTCTCTCACGGAACGGGGCAGTCAGCCATGGACCCCAGACTGGTTTACCACCCCCATTTTAAAAGCACAGAGTCAGAAGCAGACAGCA taGTTCAGCCAGGCAGACCGGATCTGGTTCCCAGGACCCCGCCACTGCATGACAACCCAGCTGACTGCGAGGCCAACCTTTCCACATCGTCTGTAGGCAGTTTAGAACTTGGTTCCTCGCCCCCTCTAAG